One Patescibacteria group bacterium genomic region harbors:
- a CDS encoding SIS domain-containing protein, with translation MLDSQNMLSSIDMLAQQVSHAWKDTANLQLSIPTKSIQQVVLFGMGGSALGMDVVQHLYTEQTKVPLLIVNDYKVPGYINEHTLAIFSSYSGTTEETLMAAKIVQQRTKHVAVITTGGSLAQLPGYIINPTYNPCGQPRIAVGYAVTGLLRILQRAGIIQITDQDIDNAIHFIDGNRELLNDAAKETAERCKNKLLLFIGSEHLLGNVHIVTNQTNENGKHFAGYFAIPELNHHLLEGLSNPAATKQLHLVLIESNLYHERVQKRYDITKQVLDKQGISHEQFITTATTPLQQSFEVLQWGSYLSFYIAAAHNIDPSPIPWVDYFKHALAK, from the coding sequence ATGCTCGATAGCCAAAACATGTTGTCATCAATTGATATGTTAGCCCAGCAAGTTAGTCATGCCTGGAAGGATACAGCCAACTTACAATTATCGATTCCAACTAAATCGATTCAACAAGTAGTCTTGTTTGGTATGGGTGGTTCTGCTTTAGGTATGGATGTAGTGCAACATTTATATACTGAACAGACTAAAGTACCTTTACTGATAGTTAATGACTATAAAGTACCTGGTTATATTAATGAACACACTTTAGCGATCTTTTCCAGCTATTCCGGCACAACCGAAGAAACGCTCATGGCCGCGAAAATTGTCCAACAACGCACCAAACATGTCGCCGTCATCACGACCGGTGGATCACTGGCGCAATTACCTGGGTATATTATCAACCCAACCTATAATCCCTGTGGGCAACCACGGATTGCCGTTGGTTATGCCGTCACTGGTTTGTTACGGATTTTACAGCGTGCTGGAATTATTCAGATAACTGATCAGGACATAGACAATGCCATCCATTTTATTGATGGTAATCGGGAGCTATTAAATGATGCGGCCAAGGAAACAGCGGAACGGTGTAAAAATAAATTATTACTTTTCATTGGGAGCGAACACTTACTGGGCAATGTTCATATTGTGACCAACCAAACCAATGAAAATGGCAAACACTTTGCTGGATATTTTGCCATCCCAGAACTCAACCATCATTTATTAGAGGGTTTAAGCAATCCGGCTGCCACTAAACAATTACATCTGGTCTTGATTGAATCAAATTTATATCACGAGCGCGTACAAAAACGCTATGACATTACCAAGCAGGTCTTAGATAAACAGGGGATTAGTCATGAACAATTTATTACTACGGCCACCACCCCATTACAACAATCATTTGAAGTCTTACAATGGGGCAGTTATTTGAGCTTTTACATCGCGGC